A genomic window from Camelina sativa cultivar DH55 chromosome 2, Cs, whole genome shotgun sequence includes:
- the LOC104723872 gene encoding serine/threonine-protein kinase STY17-like isoform X3, with product MEKTTPPAEELLKKIRELEESQEHLKREMTRLKVSAEMKQRSHSASPQRPVRRHSGDGTPMWRKSGAASFRHASPLLYGSSCSCLRSKWPYYLLIQNSRNSMAERLYGFSAGEALGKDPIDILVDVQDASVAQNITRRCSSGESWTGEFPVKNKAGERFSVVTTMSPSYDDDGSLIGIICITNDSALFQDPRGPPAKTRGQEGETSFSRVTSSVASKLGLDSKEAVVSKLGLDSQQPIQVAIASKISDLASKVGNKVKSKIRAGDNNASHLEGGSGDSHQSDQGFFDSAFFERREDAATSGANTPRGDFIQSPFGVFLRSDDKASSKPFRDSSDESDGNSIIPKTLTSNAEEWMSKKGLSWPWKGNEREGLEGRRGHSVWPWVQNEQRKEQAYQSNSNHSVKSESQACESIKASSNEPMGYWSSPVNVNSTSSTSSCGSTSSSVMNKVDMDSDCLDYEILWEDLTIGEQIGQGSCGTVYHGLWFGSDVAVKVFSKQEYSEEIITSFRQEVSLMKRLRHPNVLLFMGAVTSPQRLCIVTEFLPRGSLFRLLQRNTSKLDWRRRIHMASDIARGMNYLHHCAPPIIHRDLKSSNLLVDRNWTVKVADFGLSRIKHETYLTTKTGRGTPQWMAPEVLRNEAADEKSDVYSFGVILWELVTEKIPWENLNAMQVIGAVGFMNQRLEVPKNVDPKWISLMESCWHSEPQHRPSFQEIMEKLRELQRKYTIQFQAARAASIDNSALKGK from the exons ATGGAGAAGACGACTCCACCGGCGGAGGAGCTTTTGAAGAAGATACGAGAGTTAGAAGAGAGCCAAGAGCATCTGAAACGTGAGATGACGAGGCTTAAAGTATCGGCGGAGATGAAGCAGCGTTCGCATTCAGCGTCGCCGCAACGCCCTGTGAGGAGACACAGTGGAGATGGTACTCCGATGTGGAGAAAGAGCGGTGCTGCTTCGTTTCGTCATGCTTCTCCGTTGC TCTATGGCTCAAGCTGTTCATGTCTTCGATCTAAATGGCCATATTATCTTTTG ATTCAAAATTCCAGGAACTCAATGGCGGAAAGGCTTTATGGCTTCTCAGCTGGAGAAGCACTTGGGAAAGATCCGATTGATATTCTTGTAGATGTTCAGGATGCTTCGGTTGCACAAAATATCACTCGGCGTTGCAGCAGCGGAGAGAGTTGGACTGGTGAGTTTCCTGTCAAGAACAAAGCAGGAGAGAGGTTTTCGGTCGTGACTACCATGTCTCCTTcctatgatgatgatggttctCTTATTGGGATCATATGTATCACAAATGATTCGGCACTCTTTCAAGACCCGAGAGGCCCTCCGGCGAAGACTAGGGGGCAAGAAGGGGAAACGAGCTTTAGCCGCGTGACTAGTAGTGTTGCATCTAAGCTTGGTCTTGACTCGAAAGAGGCTGTTGTATCGAAACTCGGCCTTGATTCTCAGCAGCCTATACAAGTTGCTATAGCATCAAAGATATCAGATTTG GCATCTAAGGTGGGCAACAAGGTCAAGTCGAAAATACGAGCAGGTGATAATAATGCTTCACACCTTGAGGGTGGAAGTGGGGACAGTCATCAGTCCGATCAGGGTTTCTTCGATTCTGCTTTCTTTGAGCGGAGGGAAGATGCAGCAACAAGTGGTGCTAATACACCGAGGGGTGATTTTATTCAATCTCCTTTTGGTGTATTTTTGCGCAGCGATGACAAGGCTTCTTCAAAGCCTTTCAGAGATTCCAGTGATGAAAGTGATGGAAACTCTATTATCCCTAAAACACTGACCTCAAATGCTGAAGAGTGGATGTCAAAGAAAGGATTATCATGGCCATGGAAAGGTAATGAAAGGGAAGGTTTGGAAGGAAGGCGTGGTCATTCTGTGTGGCCTTGGGTGCAGAACGAACAACGAAAAGAACAAGCTTATCAAAGTAACTCTAATCACAGTGTTAAGTCGGAAAGCCAGGCATGTGAAAGTATTAAGGCTTCGAGTAATGAGCCTATGGGGTATTGGTCTTCCCCTGTTAATGTGAACAGCACTAGCAGTACTAGCAGCTGCGGAAGTACCAGCAGTAGTGTCATGAACAAGGTCGATATGGATAGTGACTGCTTGGATTATGAAATCTTATGGGAGGATTTGACAATTGGAGAACAAATCGGGCAAG GTTCATGTGGAACTGTCTATCATGGTCTATGGTTTGGATCT GATGTGGCTGTAAAGGTGTTTTCCAAACAAGAATATTCAGAAGAAATCATAACATCTTTTAGACAAGAG gtATCATTGATGAAAAGACTTAGGCATCCGAATGTCTTGTTATTTATGGGAGCCGTGACATCTCCTCAGCGTCTCTGTATAGTGACAGAGTTCCTTCCACG TGGAAGTCTCTTCCGTTTGCTGCAGAGGAACACGTCAAAACTGGATTGGAGGCGACGTATCCATATGGCCTCAGATATC GCTCGTGGCATGAATTATCTTCACCATTGTGCTCCACCGATCATTCACCGAGATCTGAAGTCATCAAATTTACTGGTCGATCGAAACTGGACTGTTAAg GTTGCTGACTTTGGTCTGTCGCGTATTAAGCATGAGACGTACCTCACTACAAAGACGGGAAGGGGAACG CCTCAATGGATGGCACCAGAAGTTCTTCGAAATGAGGCTGCTGATGAAAA GTCTGACGTTTACAGCTTTGGAGTAATACTATGGGAGCTGGTGACTGAGAAGATCCCGTGGGAAAATCTAAATGCTATGCAG GTGATTGGAGCTGTTGGGTTCATGAACCAGAGGCTGGAAGTTCCGAAAAACGTTGATCCTAAGTGGATTTCTTTAATGGAAAGTTGCTGGCATAG TGAACCGCAGCACAGACCATCGTTCCAAGAAATTATGGAGAAACTAAGAGAGCTTCAAAGAAAGTACACTATACAGTTCCAGGCGGCTCGTGCTGCATCAATAGACAACTCTGCCCTCAagggaaaataa
- the LOC104723872 gene encoding uncharacterized protein LOC104723872 isoform X2 — MEKTTPPAEELLKKIRELEESQEHLKREMTRLKVSAEMKQRSHSASPQRPVRRHSGDGTPMWRKSGAASFRHASPLRKESHAKPKLSGAGGGEGQSAGKFTDKQYLNILQSMAQAVHVFDLNGHIIFWNSMAERLYGFSAGEALGKDPIDILVDVQDASVAQNITRRCSSGESWTGEFPVKNKAGERFSVVTTMSPSYDDDGSLIGIICITNDSALFQDPRGPPAKTRGQEGETSFSRVTSSVASKLGLDSKEAVVSKLGLDSQQPIQVAIASKISDLASKVGNKVKSKIRAGDNNASHLEGGSGDSHQSDQGFFDSAFFERREDAATSGANTPRGDFIQSPFGVFLRSDDKASSKPFRDSSDESDGNSIIPKTLTSNAEEWMSKKGLSWPWKGNEREGLEGRRGHSVWPWVQNEQRKEQAYQSNSNHSVKSESQACESIKASSNEPMGYWSSPVNVNSTSSTSSCGSTSSSVMNKVDMDSDCLDYEILWEDLTIGEQIGQGSCGTVYHGLWFGSDVAVKVFSKQEYSEEIITSFRQEVSLMKRLRHPNVLLFMGAVTSPQRLCIVTEFLPRGSLFRLLQRNTSKLDWRRRIHMASDIARGMNYLHHCAPPIIHRDLKSSNLLVDRNWTVKVADFGLSRIKHETYLTTKTGRGTPQWMAPEVLRNEAADEKSDVYSFGVILWELVTEKIPWENLNAMQDTCR; from the exons ATGGAGAAGACGACTCCACCGGCGGAGGAGCTTTTGAAGAAGATACGAGAGTTAGAAGAGAGCCAAGAGCATCTGAAACGTGAGATGACGAGGCTTAAAGTATCGGCGGAGATGAAGCAGCGTTCGCATTCAGCGTCGCCGCAACGCCCTGTGAGGAGACACAGTGGAGATGGTACTCCGATGTGGAGAAAGAGCGGTGCTGCTTCGTTTCGTCATGCTTCTCCGTTGCGAAAAGAAAGCCATGCGAAACCGAAACTCTCCGGAGCTGGTGGCGGCGAGGGACAATCGGCAGGCAAGTTCACCGATAAACagtatttgaatattttgcaGTCTATGGCTCAAGCTGTTCATGTCTTCGATCTAAATGGCCATATTATCTTTTG GAACTCAATGGCGGAAAGGCTTTATGGCTTCTCAGCTGGAGAAGCACTTGGGAAAGATCCGATTGATATTCTTGTAGATGTTCAGGATGCTTCGGTTGCACAAAATATCACTCGGCGTTGCAGCAGCGGAGAGAGTTGGACTGGTGAGTTTCCTGTCAAGAACAAAGCAGGAGAGAGGTTTTCGGTCGTGACTACCATGTCTCCTTcctatgatgatgatggttctCTTATTGGGATCATATGTATCACAAATGATTCGGCACTCTTTCAAGACCCGAGAGGCCCTCCGGCGAAGACTAGGGGGCAAGAAGGGGAAACGAGCTTTAGCCGCGTGACTAGTAGTGTTGCATCTAAGCTTGGTCTTGACTCGAAAGAGGCTGTTGTATCGAAACTCGGCCTTGATTCTCAGCAGCCTATACAAGTTGCTATAGCATCAAAGATATCAGATTTG GCATCTAAGGTGGGCAACAAGGTCAAGTCGAAAATACGAGCAGGTGATAATAATGCTTCACACCTTGAGGGTGGAAGTGGGGACAGTCATCAGTCCGATCAGGGTTTCTTCGATTCTGCTTTCTTTGAGCGGAGGGAAGATGCAGCAACAAGTGGTGCTAATACACCGAGGGGTGATTTTATTCAATCTCCTTTTGGTGTATTTTTGCGCAGCGATGACAAGGCTTCTTCAAAGCCTTTCAGAGATTCCAGTGATGAAAGTGATGGAAACTCTATTATCCCTAAAACACTGACCTCAAATGCTGAAGAGTGGATGTCAAAGAAAGGATTATCATGGCCATGGAAAGGTAATGAAAGGGAAGGTTTGGAAGGAAGGCGTGGTCATTCTGTGTGGCCTTGGGTGCAGAACGAACAACGAAAAGAACAAGCTTATCAAAGTAACTCTAATCACAGTGTTAAGTCGGAAAGCCAGGCATGTGAAAGTATTAAGGCTTCGAGTAATGAGCCTATGGGGTATTGGTCTTCCCCTGTTAATGTGAACAGCACTAGCAGTACTAGCAGCTGCGGAAGTACCAGCAGTAGTGTCATGAACAAGGTCGATATGGATAGTGACTGCTTGGATTATGAAATCTTATGGGAGGATTTGACAATTGGAGAACAAATCGGGCAAG GTTCATGTGGAACTGTCTATCATGGTCTATGGTTTGGATCT GATGTGGCTGTAAAGGTGTTTTCCAAACAAGAATATTCAGAAGAAATCATAACATCTTTTAGACAAGAG gtATCATTGATGAAAAGACTTAGGCATCCGAATGTCTTGTTATTTATGGGAGCCGTGACATCTCCTCAGCGTCTCTGTATAGTGACAGAGTTCCTTCCACG TGGAAGTCTCTTCCGTTTGCTGCAGAGGAACACGTCAAAACTGGATTGGAGGCGACGTATCCATATGGCCTCAGATATC GCTCGTGGCATGAATTATCTTCACCATTGTGCTCCACCGATCATTCACCGAGATCTGAAGTCATCAAATTTACTGGTCGATCGAAACTGGACTGTTAAg GTTGCTGACTTTGGTCTGTCGCGTATTAAGCATGAGACGTACCTCACTACAAAGACGGGAAGGGGAACG CCTCAATGGATGGCACCAGAAGTTCTTCGAAATGAGGCTGCTGATGAAAA GTCTGACGTTTACAGCTTTGGAGTAATACTATGGGAGCTGGTGACTGAGAAGATCCCGTGGGAAAATCTAAATGCTATGCAG GATACTTGCAGGTGA
- the LOC104723872 gene encoding serine/threonine-protein kinase STY17-like isoform X1 → MEKTTPPAEELLKKIRELEESQEHLKREMTRLKVSAEMKQRSHSASPQRPVRRHSGDGTPMWRKSGAASFRHASPLRKESHAKPKLSGAGGGEGQSAGKFTDKQYLNILQSMAQAVHVFDLNGHIIFWNSMAERLYGFSAGEALGKDPIDILVDVQDASVAQNITRRCSSGESWTGEFPVKNKAGERFSVVTTMSPSYDDDGSLIGIICITNDSALFQDPRGPPAKTRGQEGETSFSRVTSSVASKLGLDSKEAVVSKLGLDSQQPIQVAIASKISDLASKVGNKVKSKIRAGDNNASHLEGGSGDSHQSDQGFFDSAFFERREDAATSGANTPRGDFIQSPFGVFLRSDDKASSKPFRDSSDESDGNSIIPKTLTSNAEEWMSKKGLSWPWKGNEREGLEGRRGHSVWPWVQNEQRKEQAYQSNSNHSVKSESQACESIKASSNEPMGYWSSPVNVNSTSSTSSCGSTSSSVMNKVDMDSDCLDYEILWEDLTIGEQIGQGSCGTVYHGLWFGSDVAVKVFSKQEYSEEIITSFRQEVSLMKRLRHPNVLLFMGAVTSPQRLCIVTEFLPRGSLFRLLQRNTSKLDWRRRIHMASDIARGMNYLHHCAPPIIHRDLKSSNLLVDRNWTVKVADFGLSRIKHETYLTTKTGRGTPQWMAPEVLRNEAADEKSDVYSFGVILWELVTEKIPWENLNAMQVIGAVGFMNQRLEVPKNVDPKWISLMESCWHSEPQHRPSFQEIMEKLRELQRKYTIQFQAARAASIDNSALKGK, encoded by the exons ATGGAGAAGACGACTCCACCGGCGGAGGAGCTTTTGAAGAAGATACGAGAGTTAGAAGAGAGCCAAGAGCATCTGAAACGTGAGATGACGAGGCTTAAAGTATCGGCGGAGATGAAGCAGCGTTCGCATTCAGCGTCGCCGCAACGCCCTGTGAGGAGACACAGTGGAGATGGTACTCCGATGTGGAGAAAGAGCGGTGCTGCTTCGTTTCGTCATGCTTCTCCGTTGCGAAAAGAAAGCCATGCGAAACCGAAACTCTCCGGAGCTGGTGGCGGCGAGGGACAATCGGCAGGCAAGTTCACCGATAAACagtatttgaatattttgcaGTCTATGGCTCAAGCTGTTCATGTCTTCGATCTAAATGGCCATATTATCTTTTG GAACTCAATGGCGGAAAGGCTTTATGGCTTCTCAGCTGGAGAAGCACTTGGGAAAGATCCGATTGATATTCTTGTAGATGTTCAGGATGCTTCGGTTGCACAAAATATCACTCGGCGTTGCAGCAGCGGAGAGAGTTGGACTGGTGAGTTTCCTGTCAAGAACAAAGCAGGAGAGAGGTTTTCGGTCGTGACTACCATGTCTCCTTcctatgatgatgatggttctCTTATTGGGATCATATGTATCACAAATGATTCGGCACTCTTTCAAGACCCGAGAGGCCCTCCGGCGAAGACTAGGGGGCAAGAAGGGGAAACGAGCTTTAGCCGCGTGACTAGTAGTGTTGCATCTAAGCTTGGTCTTGACTCGAAAGAGGCTGTTGTATCGAAACTCGGCCTTGATTCTCAGCAGCCTATACAAGTTGCTATAGCATCAAAGATATCAGATTTG GCATCTAAGGTGGGCAACAAGGTCAAGTCGAAAATACGAGCAGGTGATAATAATGCTTCACACCTTGAGGGTGGAAGTGGGGACAGTCATCAGTCCGATCAGGGTTTCTTCGATTCTGCTTTCTTTGAGCGGAGGGAAGATGCAGCAACAAGTGGTGCTAATACACCGAGGGGTGATTTTATTCAATCTCCTTTTGGTGTATTTTTGCGCAGCGATGACAAGGCTTCTTCAAAGCCTTTCAGAGATTCCAGTGATGAAAGTGATGGAAACTCTATTATCCCTAAAACACTGACCTCAAATGCTGAAGAGTGGATGTCAAAGAAAGGATTATCATGGCCATGGAAAGGTAATGAAAGGGAAGGTTTGGAAGGAAGGCGTGGTCATTCTGTGTGGCCTTGGGTGCAGAACGAACAACGAAAAGAACAAGCTTATCAAAGTAACTCTAATCACAGTGTTAAGTCGGAAAGCCAGGCATGTGAAAGTATTAAGGCTTCGAGTAATGAGCCTATGGGGTATTGGTCTTCCCCTGTTAATGTGAACAGCACTAGCAGTACTAGCAGCTGCGGAAGTACCAGCAGTAGTGTCATGAACAAGGTCGATATGGATAGTGACTGCTTGGATTATGAAATCTTATGGGAGGATTTGACAATTGGAGAACAAATCGGGCAAG GTTCATGTGGAACTGTCTATCATGGTCTATGGTTTGGATCT GATGTGGCTGTAAAGGTGTTTTCCAAACAAGAATATTCAGAAGAAATCATAACATCTTTTAGACAAGAG gtATCATTGATGAAAAGACTTAGGCATCCGAATGTCTTGTTATTTATGGGAGCCGTGACATCTCCTCAGCGTCTCTGTATAGTGACAGAGTTCCTTCCACG TGGAAGTCTCTTCCGTTTGCTGCAGAGGAACACGTCAAAACTGGATTGGAGGCGACGTATCCATATGGCCTCAGATATC GCTCGTGGCATGAATTATCTTCACCATTGTGCTCCACCGATCATTCACCGAGATCTGAAGTCATCAAATTTACTGGTCGATCGAAACTGGACTGTTAAg GTTGCTGACTTTGGTCTGTCGCGTATTAAGCATGAGACGTACCTCACTACAAAGACGGGAAGGGGAACG CCTCAATGGATGGCACCAGAAGTTCTTCGAAATGAGGCTGCTGATGAAAA GTCTGACGTTTACAGCTTTGGAGTAATACTATGGGAGCTGGTGACTGAGAAGATCCCGTGGGAAAATCTAAATGCTATGCAG GTGATTGGAGCTGTTGGGTTCATGAACCAGAGGCTGGAAGTTCCGAAAAACGTTGATCCTAAGTGGATTTCTTTAATGGAAAGTTGCTGGCATAG TGAACCGCAGCACAGACCATCGTTCCAAGAAATTATGGAGAAACTAAGAGAGCTTCAAAGAAAGTACACTATACAGTTCCAGGCGGCTCGTGCTGCATCAATAGACAACTCTGCCCTCAagggaaaataa
- the LOC104723889 gene encoding calmodulin-like: MCPSGRIAIPITTATATAAKNSDFLPAFEIIDADRDGKISSEDLRAFYAGISRSSSGEKNHHDETMIGTMISVADANKDGFVEFDEFERVLEEATAPMYRSDDGLMKDMFTVMDKDGDGRLSYGDLKSYMDSAGLAVTDDDIKAMIRLAGGDLNGGVSFDGLLKIFGC; the protein is encoded by the coding sequence atgtGTCCTTCCGGTAGAATCGCGATTCCGATAACCACCGCCACCGCGACCGCCGCGAAAAATTCAGATTTCCTGCCAGCTTTCGAAATCATAGACGCAGATCGCGACGGTAAAATCAGCAGCGAAGATCTCCGAGCATTTTACGCCGGAATCTCAAGATCTTCCTCCGGTGAGAAGAACCACCATGACGAGACGATGATCGGGACGATGATATCAGTGGCGGACGCGAACAAAGACGGATTCGTCGAGTTCGACGAGTTCGAGAGAGTTTTAGAAGAAGCAACGGCGCCGATGTATAGATCTGATGACGGGTTGATGAAAGATATGTTTACGGTGATGGATAAAGACGGAGATGGGAGGTTGAGTTACGGAGATCTCAAGAGTTATATGGATTCCGCTGGTTTGGCTGTTACAGACGACGATATCAAAGCTATGATTCGATTAGCCGGCGGTGATTTAAACGGCGGCGTTTCGTTCGACGGTTTGCTTAAGATTTTTGGGtgttaa